In Flavobacteriaceae bacterium, the following proteins share a genomic window:
- a CDS encoding asparaginase gives MSKSNILLIYTGGTIGMIKDSGTGALRSFDFDNLLLKIPELKLLDCNITTFSFNEPIDSSNMSPEYWKEIAEIIENNYNTSDGFVVLHGSDTMSYTASALSFMLENLAKPVVFTGSQLPIGDLRTDAKENLITSIQIAALQKRNKPVIREVAIYFEFKLYRANRTTKINAEHFEAFASPNYPALVESGVHLKINEDYLFKPNTRKKLKVHKKLNTNIVIVKLFPGISETIIKAILSMPKLEGVVLETFGAGNTTTSKWFVDLLNNAIENGTHIVNVTQCSGGSVIMGQYETSTLLKKIGVISGNDITTEAAITKLMYLLNENLPKKTFKIAYETALRGELG, from the coding sequence ATGAGTAAATCAAACATCTTATTAATATATACTGGAGGTACTATTGGTATGATAAAAGATTCGGGAACAGGAGCTTTACGTTCTTTTGATTTTGATAATTTATTATTAAAAATTCCTGAGTTAAAACTTTTAGACTGTAACATTACAACGTTTTCGTTTAACGAGCCTATAGATTCTTCAAATATGAGCCCTGAATATTGGAAGGAGATAGCGGAAATTATTGAAAATAATTATAATACCAGTGATGGCTTTGTAGTTTTACACGGAAGTGATACGATGAGTTATACAGCTTCAGCATTAAGTTTTATGTTAGAAAACTTGGCTAAACCTGTTGTATTTACAGGATCTCAGTTGCCAATAGGAGATTTGCGTACCGATGCTAAAGAAAATTTAATTACATCTATACAAATAGCAGCATTACAGAAGAGAAATAAACCAGTTATTAGAGAAGTTGCTATATATTTTGAGTTTAAATTATATCGTGCGAATCGAACTACTAAAATAAATGCAGAACATTTTGAAGCATTTGCTTCACCTAATTACCCAGCTCTAGTTGAGTCAGGTGTGCATTTAAAGATAAATGAAGATTATCTTTTTAAACCAAATACTAGAAAGAAATTAAAAGTTCATAAAAAATTAAATACCAATATTGTTATTGTTAAGCTCTTTCCTGGAATTTCTGAAACAATTATAAAAGCAATACTATCAATGCCAAAATTAGAAGGAGTAGTTTTGGAAACTTTTGGAGCAGGTAATACAACAACAAGTAAATGGTTTGTAGATTTATTAAATAATGCTATAGAGAATGGTACACATATTGTGAATGTAACTCAATGTTCAGGAGGAAGTGTTATAATGGGGCAATATGAAACGAGTACGTTGTTAAAAAAAATAGGTGTAATTTCTGGAAATGATATTACTACTGAAGCAGCAATTACAAAATTGATGTACTTATTAAATGAGAATTTACCTAAAAAGACATTTAAAATTGCTTACGAAACAGCTCTAAGAGGAGAGTTGGGTTAA
- a CDS encoding MotA/TolQ/ExbB proton channel family protein: MKRLFSILAIALLMAFGNANATNANTTTIVNTVVNTTIQDDAAPAESVGFHQELKKRFIEGGPGFMGIVLLCLILGLAIAIERIIFLNLSTTNSKKLTQNVEDALSSGGVEAAKEVCRNTKGPVASIFYQGLDRAEEDIDAAEKAVVAYGGVQMGQLEKNVSWISLFIALAPMLGFMGTVIGMIQAFDKIEAAGDMQPSLVAGGIKVALLTTVFGLIVAIILQIFYNYIIAKIDSIVNDMEDASISLMDLLVKHKK; encoded by the coding sequence ATGAAAAGATTATTTTCTATTCTAGCCATCGCATTACTAATGGCATTCGGAAACGCAAATGCTACTAATGCGAACACAACTACAATTGTTAATACAGTTGTTAATACAACAATACAAGATGATGCTGCTCCAGCAGAATCTGTTGGATTTCATCAAGAATTAAAAAAGAGATTTATTGAAGGAGGTCCTGGATTTATGGGTATTGTATTGTTATGTTTAATTCTAGGTTTAGCAATTGCTATTGAAAGAATTATCTTTTTAAACTTATCAACTACAAACTCAAAAAAATTAACTCAAAATGTTGAAGACGCACTTTCTTCTGGAGGTGTTGAAGCAGCTAAAGAGGTTTGTAGAAATACAAAAGGTCCTGTAGCTTCTATTTTCTATCAAGGTTTAGATAGAGCAGAAGAAGATATTGATGCTGCCGAAAAAGCTGTTGTAGCTTATGGAGGTGTACAAATGGGACAATTAGAAAAGAATGTATCTTGGATATCATTGTTTATCGCATTAGCACCAATGTTAGGATTTATGGGAACAGTAATTGGTATGATCCAAGCATTCGATAAAATTGAAGCTGCAGGTGATATGCAACCTTCACTTGTTGCAGGTGGTATTAAAGTAGCACTTTTAACAACAGTATTTGGTTTAATTGTTGCAATTATTCTTCAAATATTTTATAACTATATCATTGCTAAAATTGATAGTATTGTAAATGATATGGAAGATGCATCTATTTCTTTGATGGATCTATTAGTAAAACACAAGAAGTAA
- a CDS encoding biopolymer transporter ExbD, producing the protein MARRGSPEVNAGSMADIAFLLLIFFLVTTTIESDSGLNRKLPPIDETEPPVIKQKNIFTVLMNGNDQLFVEDELMEIKDIRAAAIEFLDNGADVDADGNACDYCKGKKDPTSSDHPNKAIISLKNERETSYGAFISVQNELYAAYNELRNRRAQELYGESFIQMEKNYKDVKWVGNKETLKEKIERIKLEYPQKLSEVL; encoded by the coding sequence ATGGCAAGAAGAGGTTCACCAGAAGTAAATGCTGGTTCTATGGCAGATATAGCCTTCTTATTATTAATATTCTTCTTGGTTACAACAACTATTGAATCGGATTCAGGATTAAATAGGAAGTTACCACCAATAGATGAAACTGAACCGCCCGTTATTAAGCAGAAAAATATTTTCACTGTATTAATGAATGGTAATGATCAGTTATTTGTAGAAGATGAGTTGATGGAGATAAAAGATATTAGAGCTGCAGCTATCGAGTTTTTAGATAATGGAGCTGATGTTGATGCAGATGGAAACGCATGTGATTATTGTAAAGGAAAAAAAGACCCAACATCTTCAGATCACCCTAATAAGGCAATTATCTCTTTAAAAAATGAAAGAGAAACTAGTTACGGAGCTTTTATATCTGTTCAGAATGAACTTTATGCTGCTTATAATGAGTTAAGAAATAGAAGAGCTCAGGAACTTTATGGGGAATCATTTATTCAAATGGAAAAAAACTATAAAGATGTAAAATGGGTTGGGAATAAAGAAACTTTAAAAGAAAAAATTGAAAGGATAAAACTTGAATATCCTCAAAAGTTATCAGAAGTATTATAG
- a CDS encoding biopolymer transporter ExbD — protein sequence MSKFKKKKGGEIPAVNTASLPDIVFMLLFFFMVATVLREDTLKIENQLPFADQIEKLDKKNPVSYIYIGKPSENYKQFGKEARIQLNDQFAAVKDVVPFVNAERALLREELVPFLTMSLKVDHKSNMGIVGDVKQELRKANALKINYTTRQGESSKNNN from the coding sequence ATGTCTAAATTTAAAAAGAAAAAAGGAGGAGAAATACCAGCAGTAAATACTGCATCCTTACCAGATATCGTTTTTATGTTGTTATTTTTCTTTATGGTTGCTACTGTGTTGAGAGAAGATACTCTTAAAATTGAAAATCAACTACCTTTTGCAGATCAGATTGAAAAACTAGATAAGAAAAATCCTGTAAGTTACATTTATATAGGAAAACCTAGTGAGAACTATAAACAATTTGGGAAAGAAGCTAGAATACAGCTTAATGATCAATTTGCTGCGGTAAAAGATGTTGTGCCATTTGTTAACGCAGAAAGAGCTTTGTTAAGAGAGGAATTAGTTCCATTTTTAACCATGTCTTTAAAAGTAGATCATAAATCTAATATGGGAATTGTAGGAGATGTAAAGCAAGAACTTAGAAAAGCTAACGCTTTAAAAATTAACTACACCACTAGACAAGGAGAATCTTCTAAAAATAATAATTAG
- the rpoN gene encoding RNA polymerase sigma-54 factor, with amino-acid sequence MLKQYLQFKLSQKLSPQQIQLMKLIQLPTQAFEQRLKQELEENPALESGKDKGDEFQDDFDNTGDEFNDNESINAEDINVDDYLSDDEIPEYRMQANNYSIDDEDKSIPYASGVSFNQHLKNQLSTYILDKEEFQIAEFLVGSVDNSGYIRRSLTDIMDDLAFTQNVFTTEEKIESILKIVQQLDPAGVGARNLQECLLIQLQRKSQNSNIELAIEIIEKAFEQFTKKHYQRLLQKFDVNEIQLKDAILEIERLNPKPGSSYSGNTKIIEHIVPDFTIKIVEGKLELILNGRNAPELHISREYNNMLKGYKETKEKSKSQKDAVLFIKQKLDGAKWFIEAIKQRQQTLFITMSSIMNYQKEYFLSGDERNLKPMILKDIADEIEMDVSTVSRVANSKYVDTPYGTKLIKEFFSESMKNDQGEDVSTREIKKILETVIEDENKKKPLTDEKLASLLKEKGYPIARRTVAKYREQLDIPVARLRKQI; translated from the coding sequence ATGCTTAAACAGTATTTACAATTTAAATTATCTCAAAAGCTATCACCTCAACAAATTCAGTTGATGAAGCTAATACAGTTGCCTACACAAGCTTTTGAGCAACGTTTAAAACAAGAACTTGAAGAAAATCCAGCATTAGAAAGTGGTAAAGATAAAGGAGATGAGTTTCAAGATGATTTTGATAATACTGGAGATGAATTTAACGATAACGAATCTATAAATGCTGAAGACATAAATGTTGATGATTATTTAAGCGATGATGAAATCCCTGAGTATCGCATGCAAGCTAACAACTATAGCATCGATGATGAAGATAAGAGTATTCCTTATGCTTCTGGAGTTTCTTTTAATCAACATTTAAAAAATCAATTAAGTACTTACATATTAGATAAAGAAGAATTTCAAATTGCAGAATTTTTAGTTGGCAGTGTAGATAATAGTGGTTATATAAGACGTTCGTTAACTGATATTATGGATGATCTTGCATTTACTCAAAATGTATTTACTACTGAAGAAAAAATTGAAAGCATTTTAAAAATTGTACAACAGTTAGATCCAGCTGGTGTAGGAGCAAGAAATTTACAAGAATGTTTACTTATTCAATTACAGCGAAAATCTCAAAATTCAAATATTGAACTTGCAATTGAAATTATTGAAAAAGCATTTGAACAGTTCACAAAAAAACATTATCAAAGGTTGCTTCAAAAGTTTGATGTAAATGAAATTCAATTAAAAGACGCCATTTTAGAAATTGAACGTTTAAATCCAAAACCTGGAAGTTCTTATTCTGGAAACACTAAAATTATTGAACATATTGTTCCTGATTTTACTATTAAAATTGTTGAAGGGAAATTGGAATTAATTCTTAATGGTAGAAATGCACCTGAGTTACATATTTCGCGTGAGTATAACAATATGCTTAAGGGGTATAAAGAGACTAAAGAAAAGTCTAAATCTCAAAAAGATGCTGTTTTATTTATAAAGCAAAAATTGGATGGCGCCAAATGGTTTATTGAAGCTATTAAACAAAGGCAACAAACTTTATTCATAACGATGAGTTCCATTATGAATTATCAAAAAGAATATTTTTTATCTGGTGATGAAAGAAATTTAAAGCCTATGATTTTAAAAGATATTGCTGATGAGATTGAGATGGATGTTTCTACAGTTTCTCGTGTTGCAAATAGTAAATATGTAGATACTCCATACGGTACAAAACTTATAAAGGAGTTTTTTAGTGAATCGATGAAAAACGATCAAGGTGAAGATGTTTCTACCCGTGAAATAAAAAAGATTCTTGAAACTGTTATCGAAGACGAAAACAAAAAGAAACCCTTAACAGATGAGAAATTAGCTTCTTTATTAAAAGAAAAAGGCTATCCAATTGCCAGAAGAACTGTTGCTAAATACAGAGAACAATTAGATATTCCAGTTGCTAGGCTTAGAAAACAAATTTAA
- a CDS encoding asparagine--tRNA ligase — protein MHSTIAELLSQGKTHTEVEIKGWVRTFRANRFIALNDGSTINNIQCVIDFENTDPSILKRITTGAAVHIKGVLEESQGKGQSLEIQVNFIEILGDSDAETFPIQPKKHSFEFLRENAHLRTRTNTFSAVMRLRSSLSFAIHSYFNQNGFYYMHTPIITGSDAEGAGEMFRVSSLDAKNPPLTDNGDIDYSQDFFGKETNLTVSGQLEAETFAMSLGKVYTFGPTFRAENSNTSRHLSEFWMIEPEVAFLDLDGNMDLAESFMKYVINYILEHNKDDLQFLEGRLIQEDKGKPQAERSEMTLTEKLRFVVDNNFKRVSYTEAIDILRNSKPNKKKKFKYPIDAWGADLQSEHERFLVEKHFKCPVILFDYPANIKAFYMRLNEDGKTVRAMDILFPGIGEMVGGSQREERLDVLKSKMADLNIPEEELWWYLDLRKYGTAIHSGFGLGFERLVMFTTGMSNIRDVIPYPRTPQNAEF, from the coding sequence ATGCATAGTACAATTGCTGAATTATTATCTCAAGGCAAAACACATACAGAAGTTGAAATAAAGGGATGGGTAAGAACATTTAGAGCGAATCGATTTATTGCTTTAAACGATGGGTCTACTATAAATAATATACAATGTGTTATTGATTTTGAGAATACAGATCCTTCAATTTTAAAACGTATTACTACAGGAGCAGCAGTTCATATAAAAGGAGTTTTAGAAGAGAGTCAAGGAAAAGGACAATCATTAGAAATTCAAGTAAATTTTATTGAGATTTTAGGTGATTCAGATGCTGAAACATTTCCAATTCAACCCAAGAAACACTCTTTTGAATTTTTAAGAGAAAATGCACATCTACGCACTCGCACTAATACATTTAGTGCTGTTATGCGTTTACGTTCTTCTTTGTCTTTTGCAATTCACAGTTATTTTAATCAAAATGGATTTTACTATATGCATACACCAATTATTACTGGTAGTGATGCTGAAGGTGCAGGAGAAATGTTTCGTGTAAGCTCTTTAGATGCAAAAAACCCTCCGCTTACAGATAATGGAGATATTGATTATAGTCAAGATTTTTTTGGTAAAGAAACAAACTTAACTGTTTCTGGACAATTAGAAGCAGAAACCTTTGCGATGTCTCTTGGTAAAGTTTATACATTTGGACCAACTTTTAGAGCAGAAAACTCAAATACTTCTCGGCATTTATCTGAGTTTTGGATGATTGAACCTGAAGTTGCTTTTCTAGATTTGGATGGCAATATGGATTTAGCTGAAAGCTTTATGAAATATGTTATTAATTATATTTTAGAACATAATAAAGACGATTTACAATTTTTAGAAGGTCGTTTAATACAAGAAGACAAAGGCAAACCACAGGCAGAACGTAGTGAAATGACACTAACAGAAAAACTAAGATTTGTAGTAGACAACAATTTTAAGCGTGTTAGTTATACTGAAGCAATAGATATTTTACGAAATTCTAAACCTAATAAAAAGAAAAAGTTTAAATACCCCATAGATGCTTGGGGCGCAGACTTACAAAGTGAACATGAGCGTTTTTTAGTAGAAAAGCATTTTAAATGTCCTGTGATTTTATTTGATTACCCTGCAAATATTAAAGCATTTTATATGCGTTTAAATGAAGATGGGAAGACAGTTCGAGCTATGGATATATTATTTCCTGGGATTGGAGAAATGGTTGGAGGATCTCAAAGGGAAGAACGTCTAGATGTTTTAAAATCAAAAATGGCCGATTTAAACATCCCAGAAGAAGAGTTATGGTGGTATTTAGATCTTCGCAAATATGGAACAGCAATACATTCTGGCTTTGGATTAGGGTTTGAACGTTTAGTTATGTTTACTACAGGAATGAGTAATATTAGAGATGTTATCCCTTATCCTAGAACACCTCAAAATGCTGAATTTTAA
- a CDS encoding RND family transporter: MAKLLTAGFWGTVARLILRNRIGIIIAIIIATFFFGQQWDKMRFTYTEANLLPDEHEVNLEYNAFLETFGEEGNLIVLGVKDSSLFTVEKLNAWNTLSAKFKSYAEVETIISINNLQELVKNETEERFDLKPFIKDSIGSTSELITLQKQLFEKYPFYDNFLFNSKTKTIRSAIYLDKNIVNTSARKDFITDILIPKIETFEEKYNLNVHVSGMPYIRTLNSQNIIDEIGQFVIAALFITSLIFFFFFRSFRATFISLIVVCIGVMWTFGILGLLEYEITVLTALIPPLIIVIGIPNCIFLINKYQHEVNQHGNKAKSLQRVISKIGNATLMTNVTTASGFATFIITESKLLTEFGIVASLSILAIFILAILIIPIIYSFMPMPKEKHLEHLNKRWITSFVNWMERMVKHRKITIYITSLILLIGSIIGIYQIKISGSLIEDMPQNAEFFKDIRFFEKEFNGIMPLEIMIDTKRKKGVTKLTTLKRMNELEDLIVEIPELSKPISVVGLVKYSKQAYTNGNPKYYQLPTSQENLFISSYIRNSSSDVDLLKNFVDSTGQYARITTFMKDIGTDNMDRIEETLLNKIEKVLPNDTYEVSLTGKAYLFQKGTKYLVNNLILSLSLAILLISLFMAYMFRSFKMIIVSLIPNLLPLLITAGLMGYLGVPIKPSTILVFSIAFGISVDDTIHFLAKYRQELLANNWKIKKSVYAALKETGVSMFYTSIVLFFGFSVFIISSFGGTVALGALVSATLLFAMLANLLLLPSLLLSLERSIANKEVLKEPNFKIIPEEDKGDSNLLK, encoded by the coding sequence ATGGCAAAATTACTTACAGCTGGATTTTGGGGAACTGTTGCAAGATTAATTCTCCGCAATAGGATTGGAATTATAATTGCCATAATTATTGCTACTTTTTTCTTTGGTCAGCAATGGGATAAAATGCGATTTACTTATACTGAAGCTAATCTTTTACCTGATGAGCACGAAGTAAATTTAGAGTATAATGCTTTTCTAGAAACTTTTGGAGAAGAAGGTAATTTAATTGTTCTTGGAGTTAAAGATTCTTCTCTTTTTACTGTTGAAAAGTTGAATGCATGGAATACTCTTTCTGCTAAGTTTAAATCTTACGCTGAAGTTGAAACTATAATCTCTATTAATAATCTTCAGGAACTCGTTAAAAATGAAACTGAAGAAAGATTTGATTTAAAACCATTTATTAAGGATTCTATTGGTTCCACAAGTGAGTTAATTACTTTGCAAAAGCAATTATTCGAAAAATATCCATTTTATGATAATTTTCTATTTAATTCAAAAACAAAAACGATACGCTCTGCAATTTATTTAGATAAGAATATTGTTAATACTTCTGCTAGAAAAGATTTTATTACAGATATACTTATCCCTAAAATTGAAACTTTTGAAGAAAAATATAATCTAAATGTTCACGTTTCTGGGATGCCATACATACGAACATTAAATTCTCAAAATATTATCGACGAAATTGGGCAATTTGTAATAGCAGCACTATTCATAACTTCATTAATTTTCTTTTTCTTTTTTAGATCATTTCGCGCCACATTTATTTCATTAATTGTCGTATGCATTGGTGTAATGTGGACTTTCGGGATTTTAGGGTTATTAGAATATGAAATCACTGTGCTTACAGCGTTAATTCCCCCATTAATCATTGTTATAGGAATACCTAATTGTATTTTCTTAATTAATAAATATCAACATGAAGTTAATCAACATGGTAATAAAGCAAAATCTCTACAGCGTGTTATTTCAAAAATAGGAAATGCCACTTTAATGACTAATGTTACTACTGCATCGGGATTTGCTACATTTATAATTACCGAGAGTAAACTTCTAACAGAGTTTGGAATCGTAGCATCATTAAGCATCTTAGCTATTTTTATTTTAGCAATTCTTATTATTCCAATCATTTACAGTTTTATGCCAATGCCTAAAGAGAAACATTTAGAACATTTAAATAAACGCTGGATTACATCTTTTGTAAATTGGATGGAACGTATGGTAAAGCATAGAAAAATAACTATATATATTACTTCTTTAATTCTTTTAATAGGTAGTATTATAGGTATTTATCAGATAAAAATATCTGGAAGCCTTATTGAAGATATGCCTCAAAATGCAGAATTCTTCAAAGATATTCGTTTTTTCGAAAAAGAATTTAATGGTATTATGCCATTAGAAATAATGATAGATACCAAGCGTAAAAAAGGTGTTACAAAACTAACTACTTTAAAGCGTATGAATGAGCTTGAAGATCTAATAGTAGAGATTCCTGAACTTTCAAAACCTATTTCTGTGGTAGGATTGGTGAAATATTCTAAGCAAGCATATACCAATGGAAATCCTAAATACTATCAATTACCTACGAGTCAGGAAAATTTATTCATTTCTTCCTATATAAGAAATTCTTCTTCTGATGTTGATTTGCTTAAAAACTTTGTGGATTCTACTGGGCAATATGCAAGAATAACAACTTTCATGAAAGATATTGGTACAGATAACATGGATCGAATTGAGGAAACACTTTTAAATAAAATTGAAAAAGTGCTACCTAACGATACTTATGAAGTATCTCTCACCGGAAAAGCTTATTTATTTCAAAAAGGAACCAAATACTTAGTTAATAACTTGATTTTATCACTATCATTAGCCATACTATTAATATCATTATTTATGGCTTATATGTTTCGGTCATTTAAAATGATTATAGTATCATTAATCCCTAACCTATTACCTCTTTTAATTACAGCTGGATTAATGGGTTACTTAGGAGTTCCCATAAAACCATCAACTATATTAGTGTTTAGTATTGCTTTTGGTATATCTGTAGACGATACCATACATTTCTTAGCTAAATACAGGCAAGAACTACTAGCTAATAACTGGAAAATAAAAAAATCTGTGTACGCTGCTCTAAAAGAAACTGGGGTAAGCATGTTTTATACATCAATTGTATTATTCTTTGGGTTTTCAGTTTTTATCATCTCAAGTTTTGGTGGTACAGTAGCATTAGGAGCTTTAGTTTCTGCAACACTTTTATTTGCAATGTTAGCAAATTTACTATTATTGCCATCTTTACTTTTATCTTTAGAACGTAGTATAGCAAACAAAGAAGTTTTAAAAGAGCCTAACTTTAAAATTATCCCAGAAGAAGATAAAGGTGATTCTAATTTATTAAAGTGA
- a CDS encoding ribosome recycling factor, which produces MEDLEFIFDTAKEAMENAITHLEKQFVNIRAGKASPAMLGSVTVDYYGSQTPLSQVANVNTPDGRTITVQPWEKNMLQEIERGIMIANIGFNPMNNGETIIINVPPLTEERRRELAKQAKAEAEEAKIRVRNARKDANNEIKKLEDISDDQKKNSEVDVQGITDSFVKKIDEVFTAKEKEIMTV; this is translated from the coding sequence ATGGAAGATTTAGAATTTATTTTTGACACTGCAAAAGAAGCTATGGAAAATGCTATTACGCATTTAGAAAAACAGTTTGTAAATATTAGAGCAGGAAAAGCTAGTCCTGCAATGCTCGGTAGTGTTACTGTAGATTATTATGGTTCTCAAACACCATTAAGTCAAGTTGCTAATGTTAATACTCCAGATGGAAGAACAATTACAGTTCAGCCTTGGGAAAAAAATATGCTTCAAGAAATAGAGAGAGGCATTATGATCGCTAATATTGGTTTTAACCCTATGAATAACGGAGAAACTATTATTATTAATGTACCACCTCTTACAGAAGAAAGGCGTCGTGAGCTTGCAAAACAAGCGAAAGCTGAAGCTGAAGAAGCTAAGATAAGAGTCAGAAATGCTCGTAAAGATGCTAATAACGAAATTAAAAAGCTAGAAGACATTTCTGATGATCAAAAGAAAAACTCTGAAGTTGACGTTCAAGGTATTACAGATTCTTTTGTGAAAAAAATTGATGAAGTTTTTACTGCAAAAGAAAAAGAAATAATGACTGTTTAA
- a CDS encoding UMP kinase — MKYKRILLKLSGEALMGNRQYGIDPDRLAEYAQDIKEIISLGVEVAIVIGGGNIFRGLAGASNGMDRVQGDHMGMLATVINGLALQSALEDANVPTRLQTAIKINEVAEPFIRRKAMRHLEKGRVVIFGGGTGNPYFTTDSAAVLRAIEIEADVILKGTRVDGIYTSDPEKNIDAVKFDHISFDDVLKKGLKVMDTTAFTLSQENKLPIIVFDMNTQGNLFKVIKGENIGTTVNL, encoded by the coding sequence ATGAAATATAAAAGAATTCTTTTAAAATTATCTGGAGAAGCCCTTATGGGGAATAGACAATATGGGATTGACCCTGATCGTTTAGCTGAATATGCTCAAGATATTAAAGAAATTATTAGTTTAGGTGTAGAAGTAGCTATCGTTATTGGAGGCGGAAATATTTTTAGAGGCCTTGCTGGAGCAAGTAATGGCATGGATCGTGTACAAGGAGACCATATGGGAATGTTAGCAACTGTAATAAATGGATTAGCACTACAGAGTGCTTTAGAAGATGCTAATGTACCTACACGCCTACAAACTGCAATAAAAATTAATGAAGTTGCAGAACCTTTTATTCGTAGAAAAGCGATGCGTCACCTCGAAAAAGGACGTGTAGTAATCTTCGGTGGAGGAACAGGTAATCCATATTTTACAACAGATTCTGCAGCCGTATTAAGAGCCATTGAAATTGAAGCCGATGTTATTTTAAAAGGAACTCGTGTAGATGGGATTTATACTTCAGATCCAGAAAAAAATATTGATGCTGTTAAATTTGACCATATTAGCTTTGATGATGTATTAAAAAAAGGTCTAAAAGTAATGGATACTACTGCTTTTACTTTAAGCCAGGAAAACAAACTTCCGATCATCGTTTTTGACATGAATACACAAGGGAATCTTTTTAAAGTAATTAAAGGAGAAAACATAGGAACAACTGTAAACTTATAA
- a CDS encoding elongation factor Ts: protein MTKVTAAEVNKLRQATGAGMMDCKKALVEAEGDFDKAIDVLRKKGQKVAEKRADRDSSEGAAVSKINADNTVGIAIVLGCETDFVGKNENFVNLANQLAEIALNYNSKEELLAADFGGMSVSEKLIEQTGVVGEKLEIKDFARLEAPYVGTYVHINKIAALVGLSAKVDNVDVLAKDVSMQIASMGATSLSYKDFDPAYVASETEARIAVIEKDNIELGRLGKTLKNVPKYISMSQLTPEVLVQAEEDAKAELKAEGKPEQIWDRILPGKMERFISDNTTLDLEQCLLDQGFIKDDKINVAKYVASYGDVAISAFKRVSLG from the coding sequence ATGACAAAAGTAACAGCCGCAGAAGTAAACAAACTAAGACAAGCAACTGGTGCTGGTATGATGGACTGTAAAAAAGCCCTAGTAGAAGCAGAAGGAGATTTTGATAAAGCAATTGACGTATTACGTAAAAAAGGTCAAAAAGTAGCTGAAAAAAGAGCCGATCGTGATTCTTCTGAAGGAGCGGCAGTTTCAAAAATCAATGCTGACAATACTGTAGGTATCGCTATCGTTTTAGGTTGTGAAACTGATTTTGTTGGGAAAAATGAAAATTTTGTTAATCTAGCAAACCAATTAGCTGAAATTGCCCTTAACTATAATTCTAAAGAAGAGCTTTTAGCAGCAGATTTTGGTGGAATGTCAGTTTCAGAAAAGCTAATTGAACAAACTGGTGTTGTAGGAGAGAAACTAGAAATTAAAGATTTTGCAAGATTAGAAGCACCTTATGTTGGTACATATGTACATATTAACAAAATTGCTGCATTAGTTGGTTTATCTGCTAAAGTAGATAATGTTGATGTTTTGGCAAAAGACGTATCAATGCAAATAGCATCTATGGGAGCTACAAGTTTATCTTATAAAGATTTTGATCCTGCATACGTAGCATCAGAAACAGAAGCTAGGATTGCAGTAATTGAAAAAGATAATATTGAATTAGGTCGTTTAGGGAAAACTCTTAAAAATGTTCCTAAATATATTTCTATGTCTCAATTAACTCCAGAAGTTTTAGTTCAAGCGGAAGAAGATGCCAAAGCAGAATTAAAAGCTGAAGGTAAGCCAGAACAGATCTGGGATAGAATTCTTCCTGGAAAAATGGAACGTTTCATTTCAGACAATACTACATTGGATTTAGAGCAATGCCTATTAGATCAAGGGTTTATAAAAGATGACAAAATTAATGTTGCTAAATATGTAGCATCTTATGGAGATGTTGCTATATCAGCGTTTAAACGTGTATCTTTAGGATAA